The DNA sequence CCGTCACCAACTACGCGCAGCTCGCCGCGGCGGTCGCCGACGACGCGCCACGGATCGTCCGGGTCTCCGGCACCATCACCGGATCCGGCGCCGACATGCTCGACATCGGCTCCAACAAGACCATCATCGGCGTCGGAACGAACGCGACGATCAGCGGCTTCGGTCTCGACATCAACGGCTGGGGCCCCGACGAGGTGGCCTGGGGCGGCGACCTCTGCGACCCCGCCGAACGCGACCAGTTCACCCACGTCCAGAACGTGATCGTCCGCAACCTGTCGTTCCGCAACTCGCCCGACGACTCGGTCAACGTCCAGTGCTACTCGCACCACGTGTGGATCGACCACAACACGTTCTACCCGTCCAACGACGGCTCGCTGGACGTCAAGCGCGGCTCCGACCTGGTCACCGCCTCGTACAACCGGTTCGTCGGCACCGACAAGTCGATGCTGCTCGGCCACAGCGACAACAACGGCGCCCAGGACCGGGGCTACCTGCGGGTCACGTACCACCACAACTGGATGGACGGCTCCAACACCCGGCACCCGCGGGTCCGGTTCGGCTACGCGCACCTGTTCGCCAACTACGTCGAGGTCGACGACTACTTCATCGGCCTCGGCGTCGGTGGCCAGGTCTACGCCGACGCCAACTACGTCAAGAGTGCCAAGACGATCACCGAGGACTTCGGTGACACCCGGCTGACCTGGACGGACAACAACTTCTACGACCCGGCCACGATCACCCGGGCCAACGACAGCGGCAAGGAGAAGGACGACTGGCTGCGCGAGGACGACACCGTCGCCCGGCCGCCGTACACCTACCCCGCCGGCAACGCGTCGGCCACTCCCCCAGCGGCCGGCGCCGGCGTCCCGGGCGCCGACCAACTCCCCTGACCAACCCCCACTGATCCGCGTGATCAGGGAGTACGTCGAGCGTGCCGTCGGCGCGGCGCGGTTCGAACTCCCTGATCACGCGGATCTTGACGCCACCAGCGGGGCGGTCCGCCAAGATCGCCGTGATCAGGGAGTATGGACGCCGACACGCCGGCGACGCACTCGACGTACTCCCTGATCACGCGGATCAGCGGCGGATCAGCGGCGGCGGATCAGTGGCGGCGGGTCGGGGTGTGCAGCAGGCGGAACAGGGCCAGCCACTGTTCGGGCCACACGTCGGCGACGACCGTGGCCCGGTCCAGCCGGAGCGCCCGGAACGCGGCGTCGAGCCGACCGGTCGGATGGTGCCGGCGCAGCGACGCGTACAGCGAGCCACCCACGCCGGTGAACCCGATTTCGACCAGCCGCTCGTACGCCGGCAGCGCCGGTGCCGCCAGCAACGGCCGGGTACGACGTTCCAGCCGCAGCACGCCGGCGTCGACGCGGGGCACCGGGCGGAACGCCGTACGGTGCACCCGCCCGGCGAGCCGCCACTCGAACGACGGCCAGGTGAGCACGGTCAGCCGGCTCCACCGGCCGTAGCCGCCGGTGCGTTTGCGGGCGTACTCCCACTGGGTGAGCAGGGTCGCCGCCGTCAGCGTCGGCGCGGCGAGGCACCAGTCGACGACCGCGGCGGTCATCGCCCACGGAATGTTGCCCGCCAGCGCGAACGGCCGGCGGGGCGGCCGGGCCTGCAGGAAGTCCTCGATCCGGCAGGTCACGTTGGCAAGCGGCCGGCACGCCACGGCCAGGTCGGCGGCGAGGCCTGGATCGACCTCGTACGCGACGACCCGGCCGGCGACGGCGGCCAGCGCCCGGGTCAGGTCACCCCGCCCGGCGCCGACCTCGACGACCAGGTCGTCCGGGCCGGGCCGGGCGGCCCGGACGATGTTCCCGACGGCGGCCGGATCGGCCAGGAAGTTCTGCGACAACACCCGCCGCGACCGGTCCCGGCCGGTGCGGTACGGCGGCCTGCGCCGCGGGCCGCCGTCCGGCGGAACGGGCCGCGGTGCGGGGTCGGGCGCAGCGGGTCGCCGCGCGGGGTCGGGCAGGGGATCCACGGGATCGGGCCGGTGATTCGCGAGGTCGTGCCGGTGATTCGCGGGGTCACGCCCGGGATCCGCAGAGTCGCGCCGGGAGTTCGTGGGGTCGGGCCGGCGATTCGCGGGGTCGGGCGGGGTATGGCGGTACGGAGCGTGGGATGCCACAGCCGGTGTCCTGTCTGCCGGCCGGCGGGGCGCCGGGCGGCGGGCGTGGACAGGCAGCGCGAAGCGGGGCCTGTCCGAGCGGATCTGGACTCGGGTGGCCCTGGGCGTGCGCGTTGACGCGCGGAAAGCGGTCGAGGTCAGTCAGTCGCCGACGCGTCCTGGCAGGCCAGGGCGGGCCGGATCCGGCGGCGCGAGACGAGCAGCGAACCGTACCGGACCGGCGCGGCGCTGTTGATCAGGGCGTGCGTGGCTGACATGGCGGCCAGGCTAGCCACCCCCGCCCCCCCACACAAACCGATTTTCGGTACCGCCCGTGAGCGCGGACCGCCCGTGAGCGCGGACCGCCCGACCGGCGCGATCGAGGAGATAGCGTGGGCGTTCTGCCGGGATTGTCGCCCCGTCGCCGGCCGCGACGTTGTCGTGCTCGGCCGGGGCACCACCCTCGGCCGGCCGCTGGCGATGCTGCTGACCCAGAAACGAGCCACCGCCGACGCGGCCGTCACCGTCGTACACAGCGGCATACCGAACTGGGCACGACACACCCGACGGGCCGACATCGTGATCGCGGCGGTCGGCGTACCCGGCATCCTACGGCCGGAACACATCCGACCCGGCGCCGTCATCGTCGGCGGCGGCGTCCGCTACGAAGGCCGCCGCCTACTCCCCGACGTCGACGAGGCATGCGAGACGGTAGCCGGCGCGATCACACCCCGGGTCGGCGGAGTCGGCCCCACGACCGTCGCCATGCTCTTCCGCAACGCCGTAGCACTGGCCGAACAGGCCACCCACCCCTGACCCCACCCCCGGCCCGCCCCTCACCGTCGATCAAGGACCAGTTGAGTCGCAAACCGCCCGAAACGAACACGGCTCCTCCTCGATCACGGCGAGCGCGACGAACACGTCAGGACAACTGCCCGCCGGGACGGAAGCTCGTCAACATCGGACCGCCCACCCTCACCCGGCAAAACATGGCAACGCAGCCGATCACGGACGGGTTTTGCCGGAAACGCAGCCAGCCGCTCCTGTCGATCTGGGCGGGAGAGACCTTACCCGGGGCGGGTAGGGTCTCTCCCGCCCAGATCAACGTCCCCCTTGCCAGACGGGCGACCTGCCAGGGTGCGCCACCCTCCGCCGGTAACGTCGATCGTCAGCGGTCCAGGCGCTCACCACCCGTACCGGAAGTGTCCGCACCGCAGACGATCACGGCGATGGGACACCGGCAACCACCAGGCCCGGGCAGGCGCAACTTCTCCATGATCGACGCAGGACCGCGCGACGCAGGACCGCGCGACGCAGGACCGCGCGACGCAGGACCGCGCGACGCAGGACCGCGCGACGCGTGCGCGGGGCGGACGCGGGGCGGGGACCGGAACCGGCGACCCGGGTACGGGCGAAATCCCACGACGGGGCCGACGCCTGAATA is a window from the Polymorphospora rubra genome containing:
- a CDS encoding family 16 glycoside hydrolase; the protein is MDKRGSLRPRSRRNVPIVAGTIGALTAAAVVFSPVASAATEFSADFEDRSISSWAKSGGTWAVTADGSQVARQSKADSENARLFNASTSLTNYTVQARVKPVSLGSNGFVGLLSRASGSTTFYRLALLPGRAELQAVRGSSVTVLGSSSRTVANGTWYTLSITTNGTTVSGSVNGAQFASGTSSVSSAGRIGLQTSYSSASFDDVVVTTGGTAPPTTPPPTTPPPTTPPTTPPPTTPPPTTPPPTGQPGNVAGLIGFATLSGYGRTGTTGGAGGPTVTVTNYAQLAAAVADDAPRIVRVSGTITGSGADMLDIGSNKTIIGVGTNATISGFGLDINGWGPDEVAWGGDLCDPAERDQFTHVQNVIVRNLSFRNSPDDSVNVQCYSHHVWIDHNTFYPSNDGSLDVKRGSDLVTASYNRFVGTDKSMLLGHSDNNGAQDRGYLRVTYHHNWMDGSNTRHPRVRFGYAHLFANYVEVDDYFIGLGVGGQVYADANYVKSAKTITEDFGDTRLTWTDNNFYDPATITRANDSGKEKDDWLREDDTVARPPYTYPAGNASATPPAAGAGVPGADQLP
- the erm gene encoding ErmE/ErmH/ErmO/ErmR family 23S rRNA (adenine(2058)-N(6))-methyltransferase; this encodes MLSQNFLADPAAVGNIVRAARPGPDDLVVEVGAGRGDLTRALAAVAGRVVAYEVDPGLAADLAVACRPLANVTCRIEDFLQARPPRRPFALAGNIPWAMTAAVVDWCLAAPTLTAATLLTQWEYARKRTGGYGRWSRLTVLTWPSFEWRLAGRVHRTAFRPVPRVDAGVLRLERRTRPLLAAPALPAYERLVEIGFTGVGGSLYASLRRHHPTGRLDAAFRALRLDRATVVADVWPEQWLALFRLLHTPTRRH